The following are encoded together in the Malaya genurostris strain Urasoe2022 chromosome 3, Malgen_1.1, whole genome shotgun sequence genome:
- the LOC131435498 gene encoding guanylate cyclase 32E isoform X1: MKFEDIVLKAAEEVSSAVRWNLPAHNHQQTNGSDGWRGHCIRCKRCCCPRAGCELMFVAVVVIILTSFTVMIGGDVFTVGYITGSQRRPGDREYARPGLQISGAITLATEEVNELLFSQHGHKLQFEVAETYGEEVSSIRKTADLWTNDVVGYIGPQETCVHEGRMAAAFNLPMISYFCTHNETSNKKHFPTFARTRPPDLQISKSVVSLLLAFNWTQVSFFYRASEDAEYDAVAETLKTTLKSNGVRIRAVRTWSTIYHHGYSSNPFDRLVDETFVDTRIYLVLGHHDEHIGLLVSLWRKKLLAAGEYFVVGVDLEQYDASLPKKYLHGLLQPEPDREAVQALQHYLGVVPSAPIKFEEFAAKVNKYLELPPFNYRNPLVYFGGVKQIRAEAAYLYDAVHLYANALLQVLLDGGNPKNGTAIIEAIKGRAYMSAMGYLIHIDENGDATGNYTILARKPVPSATSEREYGLFPVGRFSTPDANQATCRIQDIKLFDTIEWVGSEPPVAEPLCGFRGEKCISYTGEISAGVAGGALLLLGVVSLVLYRNWRYEQELDSLLWKVDFKDIQMHENENEKAGQKLTRTTHPLVRTSQVSLSSNPDTDFRYSTIFTPIGLYKGQLYAIKYVRKKSIDITREMKKELKLLRDMRHDNLNAFIGACTDPPNICIITEYCTRGSLKDVLENEDVKLDNMFTASLVADILRGMIYLHDSPLRFHGSLRTSNCLIDSRWVVKLSDFGLYAFKQGADQVPAEKEKFEEKSEKLLYRAPELLRAGPSYCVPGTPKGDIYSFGIVLYEIFTRRGPFGEIECTAAECLKRILHPLDPNTPFRPAIQPLETSFDCVRECLKECWSEKADDRPDFKTIRNKLRVLRKGMKPNIFDNMMAMMEKYANNLEQLVDERTDQLQEEKKKTEALLLEMLPRPVAEQLKRGHKVEAESYDLVTIYFSDIVGFTSMSAESTPLQVVDFLNDLYTCFDSIIGHYDVYKVETIGDAYMVVSGLPIRNGLTHAGEIASMSLQLLDAVSEFKIRHRPNDRLYLRIGIHSGPVCAGVVGLKMPRYCLFGDTVNTASRMESTGLPLKIHCSLQTKEILDSLEGYHFEDRGLIPMKGKGEQRTFWLVGEDPEARAKRTQERSERRGSRALNKYLGMLKSQNSSGGVRSSLKNRAIVQRSSLPRSSSLESPKRLRFASGSMLEQHRYHRYSDDALMEVISDCSTRKSDNSLADTEDITSSCPCIDQLGMNSDRFLIHPCPTVTTPLLTNTIAT, from the exons GGTTGCAGATTTCCGGTGCAATCACGCTTGCTACGGAGGAAGTAAACGAGCTACTCTTCAGCCAGCACGGTCACAAGCTGCAGTTTGAGGTGGCGGAAACGTACGGTGAGGAGGTTTCTAGCATTAGAAAGACCGCAGATCTCTGGACGAACGATGTGGTAGGCTACATAGGGCCACAGGAAACTTGTGTCCACGAGGGTAGGATGGCGGCTGCATTCAATTTACCAATGATTTCCTAT TTCTGTACCCACAACGAGACTTCGAATAAGAAGCATTTTCCAACGTTCGCCAGAACTAGGCCACCTGACCTACAGATATCTAAGTCGGTTGTCTCGCTGCTATTAGCTTTCAATTGGACACAG GTTTCCTTCTTCTACCGTGCTTCCGAGGATGCGGAATACGATGCGGTCGCCGAAACCTTAAAAACCACGCTGAAATCCAATGGCGTCCGGATTCGGGCGGTTCGCACATGGAGTACTATTTACCATCACGGCTATTCTTCAAATCCGTTCGATCGGCTAGTCGATGAAACATTCGTGGATACTAGAA TATATCTAGTGCTTGGTCATCACGACGAACACATAGGCTTGCTGGTGAGCTTGTGGCGGAAGAAGCTACTGGCTGCCGGCGAGTACTTTGTAGTTGGAGTCGATCTCGAGCAGTACGATGCTTCACTGCCAAAGAAATATCTGCACGGGCTACTGCAACCCGAACCGGATCGGGAAGCTGTGCAGGCGTTGCAACACTACCTCGGCGTCGTACCATCGGCTCCCATCAAGTTCGAAGAATTTGCCGCCAAG GTAAACAAATACCTGGAACTGCCACCGTTCAACTATCGCAACCCATTAGTGTATTTCGGAGGTGTTAAACAG ATTCGCGCCGAGGCAGCCTATCTATACGACGCGGTCCATTTGTATGCTAATGCGTTGCTCCAAGTTCTGCTAGACGGCGGTAACCCTAAAAATGGCACAGCAATTATCGAAGCAATCAAGGGTCGAGCTTACATGAGTGCAATGGG ATATTTGATACATATCGATGAGAACGGCGATGCTACCGGGAATTATACCATTTTAGCTAGAAAACCCGTCCCGTCTGCTACGTCGGAGAGAGAGTATGGACTGTTTCCGGTTGGGCGCTTCAGCACACCGGATGCTAATCAGGCCACG TGTCGAATACAG GATATAAAACTATTCGATACCATCGAATGGGTGGGGTCAGAACCGCCCGTTGCCGAGCCACTTTGCGGTTTTCGGGGCGAGAAGTGTATAA GCTACACTGGAGAAATTTCCGCTGGAGTCGCTGGTGGTGCCCTACTGTTGCTGGGAGTCGTTTCACTTGTACTGTATCGAAACTGGCGCTACGAACAAGAACTGGACAGTTTACTATGGAAAGTGGATTTTAAGGACATTCAGATgcacgaaaacgaaaacgaaaaagcAGGCCAAAAATTGACACGG ACAACCCATCCACTAGTGCGTACTAGTCAAGTAAGTTTAAGCTCCAATCCGGACACAGATTTTCGTTATTCAACGATCTTCACACCCATCGGGCTATACAAAGGACAACTGTATGCCATCAAGTATGTACGGAAGAAAAGTATCGACATTACCCGGGAAATGAAGAAAGAGCTTAAACTACTGCGTGATATGCGGCACGACAATCTGAATGCGTTCATTGGAGCCTGCACTGATCCCCCGAATATTTGTATTATCACTGAATATTGTACGAGGGGAAGTTTGAAG GACGTACTAGAGAACGAAGATGTGAAGCTGGACAACATGTTCACCGCATCGTTGGTGGCCGACATCCTGCGGGGCATGATTTACCTGCACGACTCGCCACTGCGTTTTCATGGATCATTGAGAACTTCGAACTGTCTAATAGACTCAAGATGGGTAGTCAAACTGAGCGATTTTGGACTTTATGCTTTCAAACAGGGAGCGGATCAAGTTCCTGCGGAGAAAGAAAagttcgaagaaaaatcggaaa aGCTACTTTACCGAGCGCCAGAGCTTTTAAGAGCTGGACCATCCTACTGCGTTCCTGGGACTCCGAAAGGTGACATCTATTCTTTCGGTATAGTTTTGTACGAGATATTCACTCGACGCGGTCCGTTCGGGGAAATCGAATGCACTGCTGCGGAGTGCCTCAAACGCATATTGCATCCCCTAGATCCGAATACACCGTTTCGACCGGCGATACAACCACTGGAAACCTCGTTCGATTGCGTTCGAGAGTGCTTGAAGGAATGTTGGTCCGAAAAGGCAGACGATAGACCGGATTTTAAAACGATTAGAAATAAGCTACGGGTACTGCGAAAGGGTATGAAACCGAATATTTTCGATAACATGATGGCCATGATGGAAAAATATGCCAATAATCTGGAACAGTTGGTGGACGAACGAACGGATCAATTGCAAGAAGAGAAGAAAAAGACGGAAGCTCTCCTGTTGGAAATGCTTCCAAGGCCAGTCGCGGAGCAACTGAAACGAGGGCACAAAGTTGAGGCTGAAAGCTACGATCTAGTCACGATCTATTTTAGCGACATCGTTGGATTCACATCGATGTCGGCCGAAAGTACACCACTGCAAGTggtcgattttttaaatgatttatATACATGTTTTGATTCAATCATTGGCCATTACGATGTGTACAAGGTGGAGACAATCGGTGACGCCTACATGGTGGTATCTGGTCTTCCGATTCGCAATGGATTAACGCATGCAGGAGAGATTGCATCGATGTCCCTTCAGCTGTTGGATGCTGTTTCGGAGTTCAAAATACGCCATAGACCCAACGATAGATTGTACTTAAGAATAGGTATCCATTCTGGGCCAGTGTGTGCAGGAGTGGTAGGGCTGAAAATGCCTCGTTATTGTCTTTTCGGTGATACTGTGAACACAGCGTCCCGTATGGAATCTACGGGACTGCCGTTGAAAATCCATTGCAGCCTTCAAACCAAAGAAATACTTGATTCACTCGAAGGATATCATTTCGAGGATCGAGGTTTGATTCCTATGAAAGGAAAAGGCGAACAGCGTACTTTTTGGCTCGTTGGAGAGGACCCTGAAGCAAGAGCTAAACGGACCCAGGAACGATCTGAGAGACGTGGATCGCGAGCTCTCAATAAATACCTCGGTATGCTAAAAAGTCAAAACAGCTCAGGGGGAGTGAGGAGTTCGCTAAAAAATCGTGCCATAGTACAACGTAGTTCACTGCCACGTTCATCTAGTCTAGAGTCTCCAAAAAGACTGAGATTTGCCAGCGGGTCTATGTTGGAGCAGCATCGTTATCATCG tTACAGCGATGACGCTCTGATGGAGGTCATTTCCGACTGTAGTACCCGCAAATCCGACAATAGCTTAGCAGACACCGAAGACATCACCTCTTCATGTCCGTGCATTGACCAGCTCGGTATGAACAGTGATCGGTTCCTCATACATCCCTGCCCGACGGTTACGACACCTCTGCTCACTAACACTATTGCTACTTGA
- the LOC131435498 gene encoding speract receptor isoform X2, with product MKFEDIVLKAAEEVSSAVRWNLPAHNHQQTNGSDGWRGHCIRCKRCCCPRAGCELMFVAVVVIILTSFTVMIGGDVFTVGYITGSQRRPGDREYARPGLQISGAITLATEEVNELLFSQHGHKLQFEVAETYGEEVSSIRKTADLWTNDVVGYIGPQETCVHEGRMAAAFNLPMISYFCTHNETSNKKHFPTFARTRPPDLQISKSVVSLLLAFNWTQVSFFYRASEDAEYDAVAETLKTTLKSNGVRIRAVRTWSTIYHHGYSSNPFDRLVDETFVDTRIYLVLGHHDEHIGLLVSLWRKKLLAAGEYFVVGVDLEQYDASLPKKYLHGLLQPEPDREAVQALQHYLGVVPSAPIKFEEFAAKVNKYLELPPFNYRNPLVYFGGVKQIRAEAAYLYDAVHLYANALLQVLLDGGNPKNGTAIIEAIKGRAYMSAMGYLIHIDENGDATGNYTILARKPVPSATSEREYGLFPVGRFSTPDANQATDIKLFDTIEWVGSEPPVAEPLCGFRGEKCISYTGEISAGVAGGALLLLGVVSLVLYRNWRYEQELDSLLWKVDFKDIQMHENENEKAGQKLTRTTHPLVRTSQVSLSSNPDTDFRYSTIFTPIGLYKGQLYAIKYVRKKSIDITREMKKELKLLRDMRHDNLNAFIGACTDPPNICIITEYCTRGSLKDVLENEDVKLDNMFTASLVADILRGMIYLHDSPLRFHGSLRTSNCLIDSRWVVKLSDFGLYAFKQGADQVPAEKEKFEEKSEKLLYRAPELLRAGPSYCVPGTPKGDIYSFGIVLYEIFTRRGPFGEIECTAAECLKRILHPLDPNTPFRPAIQPLETSFDCVRECLKECWSEKADDRPDFKTIRNKLRVLRKGMKPNIFDNMMAMMEKYANNLEQLVDERTDQLQEEKKKTEALLLEMLPRPVAEQLKRGHKVEAESYDLVTIYFSDIVGFTSMSAESTPLQVVDFLNDLYTCFDSIIGHYDVYKVETIGDAYMVVSGLPIRNGLTHAGEIASMSLQLLDAVSEFKIRHRPNDRLYLRIGIHSGPVCAGVVGLKMPRYCLFGDTVNTASRMESTGLPLKIHCSLQTKEILDSLEGYHFEDRGLIPMKGKGEQRTFWLVGEDPEARAKRTQERSERRGSRALNKYLGMLKSQNSSGGVRSSLKNRAIVQRSSLPRSSSLESPKRLRFASGSMLEQHRYHRYSDDALMEVISDCSTRKSDNSLADTEDITSSCPCIDQLGMNSDRFLIHPCPTVTTPLLTNTIAT from the exons GGTTGCAGATTTCCGGTGCAATCACGCTTGCTACGGAGGAAGTAAACGAGCTACTCTTCAGCCAGCACGGTCACAAGCTGCAGTTTGAGGTGGCGGAAACGTACGGTGAGGAGGTTTCTAGCATTAGAAAGACCGCAGATCTCTGGACGAACGATGTGGTAGGCTACATAGGGCCACAGGAAACTTGTGTCCACGAGGGTAGGATGGCGGCTGCATTCAATTTACCAATGATTTCCTAT TTCTGTACCCACAACGAGACTTCGAATAAGAAGCATTTTCCAACGTTCGCCAGAACTAGGCCACCTGACCTACAGATATCTAAGTCGGTTGTCTCGCTGCTATTAGCTTTCAATTGGACACAG GTTTCCTTCTTCTACCGTGCTTCCGAGGATGCGGAATACGATGCGGTCGCCGAAACCTTAAAAACCACGCTGAAATCCAATGGCGTCCGGATTCGGGCGGTTCGCACATGGAGTACTATTTACCATCACGGCTATTCTTCAAATCCGTTCGATCGGCTAGTCGATGAAACATTCGTGGATACTAGAA TATATCTAGTGCTTGGTCATCACGACGAACACATAGGCTTGCTGGTGAGCTTGTGGCGGAAGAAGCTACTGGCTGCCGGCGAGTACTTTGTAGTTGGAGTCGATCTCGAGCAGTACGATGCTTCACTGCCAAAGAAATATCTGCACGGGCTACTGCAACCCGAACCGGATCGGGAAGCTGTGCAGGCGTTGCAACACTACCTCGGCGTCGTACCATCGGCTCCCATCAAGTTCGAAGAATTTGCCGCCAAG GTAAACAAATACCTGGAACTGCCACCGTTCAACTATCGCAACCCATTAGTGTATTTCGGAGGTGTTAAACAG ATTCGCGCCGAGGCAGCCTATCTATACGACGCGGTCCATTTGTATGCTAATGCGTTGCTCCAAGTTCTGCTAGACGGCGGTAACCCTAAAAATGGCACAGCAATTATCGAAGCAATCAAGGGTCGAGCTTACATGAGTGCAATGGG ATATTTGATACATATCGATGAGAACGGCGATGCTACCGGGAATTATACCATTTTAGCTAGAAAACCCGTCCCGTCTGCTACGTCGGAGAGAGAGTATGGACTGTTTCCGGTTGGGCGCTTCAGCACACCGGATGCTAATCAGGCCACG GATATAAAACTATTCGATACCATCGAATGGGTGGGGTCAGAACCGCCCGTTGCCGAGCCACTTTGCGGTTTTCGGGGCGAGAAGTGTATAA GCTACACTGGAGAAATTTCCGCTGGAGTCGCTGGTGGTGCCCTACTGTTGCTGGGAGTCGTTTCACTTGTACTGTATCGAAACTGGCGCTACGAACAAGAACTGGACAGTTTACTATGGAAAGTGGATTTTAAGGACATTCAGATgcacgaaaacgaaaacgaaaaagcAGGCCAAAAATTGACACGG ACAACCCATCCACTAGTGCGTACTAGTCAAGTAAGTTTAAGCTCCAATCCGGACACAGATTTTCGTTATTCAACGATCTTCACACCCATCGGGCTATACAAAGGACAACTGTATGCCATCAAGTATGTACGGAAGAAAAGTATCGACATTACCCGGGAAATGAAGAAAGAGCTTAAACTACTGCGTGATATGCGGCACGACAATCTGAATGCGTTCATTGGAGCCTGCACTGATCCCCCGAATATTTGTATTATCACTGAATATTGTACGAGGGGAAGTTTGAAG GACGTACTAGAGAACGAAGATGTGAAGCTGGACAACATGTTCACCGCATCGTTGGTGGCCGACATCCTGCGGGGCATGATTTACCTGCACGACTCGCCACTGCGTTTTCATGGATCATTGAGAACTTCGAACTGTCTAATAGACTCAAGATGGGTAGTCAAACTGAGCGATTTTGGACTTTATGCTTTCAAACAGGGAGCGGATCAAGTTCCTGCGGAGAAAGAAAagttcgaagaaaaatcggaaa aGCTACTTTACCGAGCGCCAGAGCTTTTAAGAGCTGGACCATCCTACTGCGTTCCTGGGACTCCGAAAGGTGACATCTATTCTTTCGGTATAGTTTTGTACGAGATATTCACTCGACGCGGTCCGTTCGGGGAAATCGAATGCACTGCTGCGGAGTGCCTCAAACGCATATTGCATCCCCTAGATCCGAATACACCGTTTCGACCGGCGATACAACCACTGGAAACCTCGTTCGATTGCGTTCGAGAGTGCTTGAAGGAATGTTGGTCCGAAAAGGCAGACGATAGACCGGATTTTAAAACGATTAGAAATAAGCTACGGGTACTGCGAAAGGGTATGAAACCGAATATTTTCGATAACATGATGGCCATGATGGAAAAATATGCCAATAATCTGGAACAGTTGGTGGACGAACGAACGGATCAATTGCAAGAAGAGAAGAAAAAGACGGAAGCTCTCCTGTTGGAAATGCTTCCAAGGCCAGTCGCGGAGCAACTGAAACGAGGGCACAAAGTTGAGGCTGAAAGCTACGATCTAGTCACGATCTATTTTAGCGACATCGTTGGATTCACATCGATGTCGGCCGAAAGTACACCACTGCAAGTggtcgattttttaaatgatttatATACATGTTTTGATTCAATCATTGGCCATTACGATGTGTACAAGGTGGAGACAATCGGTGACGCCTACATGGTGGTATCTGGTCTTCCGATTCGCAATGGATTAACGCATGCAGGAGAGATTGCATCGATGTCCCTTCAGCTGTTGGATGCTGTTTCGGAGTTCAAAATACGCCATAGACCCAACGATAGATTGTACTTAAGAATAGGTATCCATTCTGGGCCAGTGTGTGCAGGAGTGGTAGGGCTGAAAATGCCTCGTTATTGTCTTTTCGGTGATACTGTGAACACAGCGTCCCGTATGGAATCTACGGGACTGCCGTTGAAAATCCATTGCAGCCTTCAAACCAAAGAAATACTTGATTCACTCGAAGGATATCATTTCGAGGATCGAGGTTTGATTCCTATGAAAGGAAAAGGCGAACAGCGTACTTTTTGGCTCGTTGGAGAGGACCCTGAAGCAAGAGCTAAACGGACCCAGGAACGATCTGAGAGACGTGGATCGCGAGCTCTCAATAAATACCTCGGTATGCTAAAAAGTCAAAACAGCTCAGGGGGAGTGAGGAGTTCGCTAAAAAATCGTGCCATAGTACAACGTAGTTCACTGCCACGTTCATCTAGTCTAGAGTCTCCAAAAAGACTGAGATTTGCCAGCGGGTCTATGTTGGAGCAGCATCGTTATCATCG tTACAGCGATGACGCTCTGATGGAGGTCATTTCCGACTGTAGTACCCGCAAATCCGACAATAGCTTAGCAGACACCGAAGACATCACCTCTTCATGTCCGTGCATTGACCAGCTCGGTATGAACAGTGATCGGTTCCTCATACATCCCTGCCCGACGGTTACGACACCTCTGCTCACTAACACTATTGCTACTTGA